A region of Candidatus Neomarinimicrobiota bacterium DNA encodes the following proteins:
- a CDS encoding terpene cyclase/mutase family protein, translated as MSKQKNWFRLLKTDPIPIIMDKAPVYIKYRTAIEFFPDDKELIEKLESKLERDKIRNKILSSQNDDGTWQLKENYSIEEQQRSMQFLTQLKMLSHLYDLGCNREMPQIQKAIICLLKLQKPDGKFPLHYHHHGLALLLLVRFGLGGNPFVDRGFRWIARKQREDGGWLSPATMLPGKSFKTCKSDIWASIVILQAFSSHSRLKNSETASRAAKFVLENFLQKNETNLFHEAEAWNYLYTDYTDIGLFRGGTLRMIEAISPLSDFHTHPKFKKALNWMIDQQMKDGLFPSVAGLSKKGDFGVTLRLLLCLKELEESKEKGVSVEEKKNE; from the coding sequence ATGTCAAAACAAAAAAACTGGTTTAGATTATTGAAAACTGATCCAATCCCAATCATTATGGATAAAGCACCTGTGTATATAAAATACAGGACTGCTATTGAATTCTTCCCTGATGATAAAGAATTAATAGAAAAATTGGAAAGCAAGCTCGAGAGAGATAAGATAAGAAATAAAATTTTATCGAGCCAAAATGATGATGGAACATGGCAATTAAAAGAGAACTACTCTATCGAAGAGCAACAACGCTCAATGCAATTTTTAACTCAGCTTAAAATGTTGAGCCATCTTTATGATCTGGGATGTAATAGGGAAATGCCTCAGATTCAAAAAGCGATTATATGTCTATTGAAATTGCAAAAACCAGATGGAAAATTTCCGCTTCATTATCATCACCATGGTCTTGCATTATTACTGCTGGTTCGATTTGGCCTGGGCGGTAATCCTTTTGTAGATAGAGGTTTTAGGTGGATAGCAAGAAAGCAACGTGAGGACGGTGGGTGGTTATCTCCTGCGACAATGTTACCAGGTAAATCTTTTAAAACATGCAAAAGTGACATATGGGCTTCAATCGTGATTTTGCAGGCTTTTAGTTCACATTCAAGATTGAAGAATTCTGAGACAGCTTCAAGAGCAGCGAAATTTGTGCTTGAGAATTTTTTACAAAAAAATGAAACAAACCTATTTCATGAAGCCGAAGCATGGAATTACTTATATACAGATTATACGGATATAGGACTTTTTAGGGGTGGTACATTACGAATGATCGAAGCTATATCACCTCTTAGTGATTTTCATACTCATCCAAAATTTAAGAAGGCTTTAAACTGGATGATTGACCAGCAAATGAAAGATGGTTTATTCCCAAGCGTCGCAGGTTTATCTAAGAAAGGGGATTTTGGTGTAACATTGCGTCTTCTTTTGTGTTTAAAGGAGTTGGAAGAGTCAAAGGAAAAAGGTGTTAGCGTCGAGGAGAAAAAAAATGAGTGA
- a CDS encoding HAD family phosphatase: MGKEAVLFDFDGVVVNTEPLYERAERKLFEEYGINISEDEWKLFKGISENAFYNYIKRRFNIKGPVDVLKKKGRDYLKQEFLEHIDYVDGFLQFYNSIRKKYRTALVTSTSGSVLKWIFENTKIENMFDIIITSHDVKNTKPHPEPYIKACLKLSVKPDKVVAIEDTIVGIKSAISAGIDTIGLTTTFSRDEIKEVTRYIANNYGEVKYILDKLEGENVICQNKKTGLDY; this comes from the coding sequence ATGGGGAAGGAAGCTGTTTTATTTGATTTTGATGGCGTTGTTGTAAATACAGAGCCGCTTTATGAGCGAGCCGAGAGGAAGTTATTTGAAGAATATGGAATTAATATATCTGAGGATGAGTGGAAGCTTTTTAAAGGTATCTCAGAGAACGCTTTTTATAATTACATAAAAAGAAGATTTAATATAAAAGGTCCAGTAGATGTATTGAAGAAGAAGGGACGGGATTACTTAAAACAAGAATTTCTTGAGCATATAGATTATGTGGATGGCTTTTTACAGTTTTATAATTCTATAAGGAAAAAATATAGAACGGCACTGGTAACTTCAACATCAGGCTCTGTATTGAAATGGATATTCGAGAACACGAAAATCGAAAACATGTTTGATATTATAATAACTTCTCATGATGTTAAAAATACAAAACCCCACCCTGAACCGTATATAAAGGCATGTTTAAAACTTAGTGTCAAACCTGATAAAGTCGTTGCCATCGAAGATACCATTGTTGGTATAAAGTCGGCGATAAGTGCGGGTATAGACACTATTGGTCTGACAACAACTTTTTCAAGAGATGAGATTAAAGAGGTAACCAGATATATTGCTAATAATTACGGTGAAGTGAAATACATTTTAGATAAACTTGAAGGGGAAAATGTAATATGTCAAAACAAAAAAACTGGTTTAGATTATTGA